A region of the Curtobacterium flaccumfaciens pv. betae genome:
AGGTCTCATGGTCATGCGAGTGCAGGTCACTGCGATCTACTTCAACGCCGCGATCGCCAAGCTGTTTGCACCCGAATGGGTCAACGGCACAGCCGAGTACTACGTCCTTCGGGACCCGTTCTTCGGGGCGAGCGGACCGCTTGCTCCTGTCCTACAAGCTGCAACAACGCTGCCCGCTGTGACGGTGGGCGTGACCTGGGGTGCGGTGATAGCGGAGATCGCGATCGGTGTGCTGATTCTGTGTGGCCCGCGAAGTCGTTCGATTGCCTTGGTCCTGTGCGTGGTGCTGCACGGGGCGATCATCATCACGATGGGGCTCTGGAGCTTCGGGCTGATCATGATTGCGATCGTCGGCATCGCCGCGATGCCGTACACGCCGCATGAGCAGACGCACCAGTTCTGGTCCCGTCTCGGCAGAAGGCACCACGCCACCGTGCACAGCCCTAGCGTGGGTGGCGCTGGGGTCCGGTGAGCGCGCAGCACGTGCGTAGCGCGTCTCTTGGCTCCCTCGCGGCGGCCGTCCCCGTCTTCATCGAGATCGCAGTCACGAGTGCATGGTGGAACCGACTCCCCGATCGGATCGCTACGACCTTCGGTCCGGACGGCAGCCCAGGCGGATACGGGACCCCGTTGGGGACGGTGATCCTTCTCGCCGCCGTGCAGACCCTCTTTCTCGTCGCTGCGGTCGG
Encoded here:
- a CDS encoding DUF1648 domain-containing protein, producing MRSASLGSLAAAVPVFIEIAVTSAWWNRLPDRIATTFGPDGSPGGYGTPLGTVILLAAVQTLFLVAAVGSAFARDRRKGRIACAVTAGFIAAVAISWLNIAGVAASTVPPEAWWAILAGPAWAVVPYWLLRLDKEAP